Proteins co-encoded in one Phragmitibacter flavus genomic window:
- a CDS encoding VIT and vWA domain-containing protein, with the protein MQTTSSLLTTILLCLTASTLFANSIPQPHPLGENHPDHSLPPQFEIIGNNPNLDALPLKSTKVKATISGIIASVTVEQTYTNTGTTPIEAIYRFPASTRAAVHGVDMQIGPRLIKAKIQEKQQAKATFEKAKAENKTASLLEQHRPNVFQMSVANILPGDEVRVFLHYSEKLNATERVYEFHYPTVVGPRYTSPTSSGKSATETWTQNPHLAEGQNSPSTFQLDLTLNAGLPVQSVVSPTHQPHIIFSDKTHASLTLPASTDHANRDFVLHYQLAQQQVASGLLLHQGNGSPEDHENFFLLNVQPPARIESSHLSPRDYLFIIDVSGSMHGFPIDTAKTLLRDLINGMQPTDHFNVVLFAGSNKALSQTPLPANQENLKHALNLLDNIRAFGSTELLPALKLAFDLPRTEGRSRNLVLITDGFVSIEKEAFQLVSENLGQTNFFAFGIGSSVNRWLIEGLAHAGQGEPFIVLNPNDAPATAKRFHDYIKAPVLTDIEVTYEGFATHQIQPTCIPDLFAERPLQIIGKWKDQPQGRITVRGKNGNAPYQASFDVAAEASKALTNPALRPLWAHDRIRELSIASQLNNPGETQQEITTLGLTYHLLTEHTSFVGVDETPREILAQLNTVTQPLPLPQGVSNHALPAGSPAVAISTTTATSTGKSCSVPEPGVVSLLILAAASLALHRQRRLSKSDHQ; encoded by the coding sequence ATGCAAACAACATCATCCCTGCTAACCACCATCCTGCTCTGCCTCACGGCATCCACTCTCTTCGCCAACTCAATCCCCCAACCCCATCCCCTCGGCGAGAATCATCCCGACCATTCACTCCCACCCCAGTTTGAGATCATCGGCAACAACCCCAATCTCGATGCCCTTCCCCTCAAATCCACCAAGGTAAAAGCCACCATCTCCGGCATCATCGCCAGCGTCACCGTCGAACAGACCTACACCAACACCGGCACCACCCCCATCGAAGCCATCTACCGCTTCCCCGCCTCCACCCGCGCCGCCGTCCACGGCGTCGACATGCAAATCGGACCACGCCTCATCAAGGCCAAGATCCAGGAAAAACAACAAGCCAAAGCCACCTTCGAAAAAGCCAAGGCCGAAAACAAAACCGCCAGTCTTCTCGAGCAGCATCGCCCCAACGTCTTCCAGATGAGCGTCGCCAACATCCTCCCCGGCGACGAGGTGCGCGTTTTCCTGCACTACAGCGAAAAACTCAACGCCACCGAACGTGTCTACGAGTTCCACTACCCTACGGTCGTCGGACCGCGCTACACCAGCCCCACCAGCTCGGGCAAATCCGCAACCGAAACCTGGACCCAAAACCCCCACCTCGCCGAAGGCCAAAACAGCCCCAGCACCTTCCAGCTCGACCTAACCCTCAACGCCGGTCTCCCCGTCCAATCCGTCGTCTCCCCCACCCACCAACCCCACATCATCTTCTCTGACAAAACCCACGCCAGCCTGACCCTTCCTGCTTCGACCGACCACGCCAATCGAGACTTCGTTCTCCACTACCAGTTGGCCCAACAACAAGTCGCCAGTGGCCTTCTGCTTCATCAAGGCAACGGCAGTCCCGAAGACCACGAAAACTTCTTCCTGCTCAACGTTCAGCCTCCCGCCCGCATCGAATCCTCGCACCTCAGCCCGCGCGACTACCTCTTCATCATCGACGTCAGCGGCAGCATGCACGGATTCCCCATCGACACCGCCAAAACCCTTTTGCGCGACCTCATCAACGGCATGCAGCCCACTGATCACTTCAACGTCGTGCTCTTCGCCGGAAGCAACAAGGCCCTCTCCCAAACGCCCCTTCCCGCCAACCAGGAGAACCTCAAACACGCCCTCAACCTGCTCGACAACATCCGCGCCTTTGGCAGCACCGAGCTTCTTCCCGCCCTGAAACTCGCCTTCGACCTCCCCCGCACTGAAGGCCGCTCCCGCAATCTCGTCCTCATCACCGACGGATTCGTCAGCATCGAAAAAGAAGCCTTCCAACTCGTCAGCGAAAACCTCGGCCAGACGAACTTCTTCGCCTTCGGCATCGGCTCTTCCGTCAATCGCTGGCTCATCGAAGGTCTCGCCCACGCCGGACAAGGCGAACCCTTCATCGTCCTCAACCCCAACGACGCCCCCGCCACCGCCAAACGATTCCACGACTACATCAAAGCCCCCGTCCTCACCGACATCGAAGTCACCTACGAAGGTTTCGCCACCCATCAAATCCAGCCCACCTGCATCCCCGACCTCTTTGCCGAACGCCCCCTTCAGATCATTGGCAAATGGAAAGACCAGCCCCAGGGCCGAATCACCGTTCGCGGCAAAAACGGCAATGCCCCCTACCAAGCCAGCTTCGATGTCGCAGCCGAAGCCAGCAAAGCCCTCACCAACCCCGCCCTCCGACCCCTCTGGGCCCACGACCGCATCCGCGAACTCAGCATCGCCTCCCAACTCAACAACCCCGGTGAAACCCAGCAGGAAATCACCACCCTCGGCCTCACCTATCATTTGCTCACCGAACACACTTCCTTCGTCGGTGTCGATGAAACCCCGCGCGAAATCCTCGCCCAACTCAACACCGTCACCCAACCCCTCCCGCTTCCCCAAGGTGTCAGCAACCACGCCCTCCCCGCCGGTTCCCCCGCCGTCGCCATCTCGACCACCACCGCCACGAGCACTGGCAAATCCTGCTCCGTTCCCGAACCAGGAGTCGTCAGCCTCCTCATCCTCGCCGCCGCCTCCCTCGCCCTCCATCGCCAGCGCCGCCTTTCAAAGTCCGACCACCAGTAA
- a CDS encoding NAD(P)/FAD-dependent oxidoreductase, whose amino-acid sequence MLQISQLRLSVNHSEEELRRAVAGLLGVKIEKLEDVRVKQRAVDARKRNDVQFCYTLAVKVHDEGKLLKRSSKNGRVEREKDESYLGVSRNGNGSAAGKVEKVVVVGAGPCGLFAALLLAREGMKPLLLERGKAAGPRARDVTGFWRRGLDFDPNSNVQFGEGGAGTFSDGKLYTQIRDREHRIPWILKEMVKAGAPEDILLKSRPHIGTDRLIKVVRTIREEIISLGGEVRFETRVADVVLEKGTMRAVVTQTGEVIEGERFIFAIGHSSRDTFEALHKSGVPFEAKPFSVGVRIEHPQGLMDRALFGRSAGHPLLGAAAYKFVAHCGTGRTAYSFCMCPGGLVVASNSEANMVVTNGMSSYARAESNANAGFMVEIKPEDFPGDSPLRGIEFQRALERKAFELGGGNYHAPAQLLGDFLMGRASTGPGRVKASYEPGVKWTDLREVLPEIVARTLKEAVPMVEEQVRGFHLAEAVMTGMETRSSSPVRIPRNADTLECEGVANFFPAGEGAGYAGGIVSAAVDGLRVAERVVAGK is encoded by the coding sequence ATGTTGCAGATCAGCCAGCTACGATTGTCGGTGAATCATTCTGAAGAGGAACTGCGCCGAGCGGTGGCGGGGTTGCTTGGGGTGAAGATCGAGAAGCTGGAGGACGTGCGGGTGAAGCAGCGGGCGGTGGATGCGCGGAAGCGCAATGATGTGCAGTTTTGCTACACGCTGGCGGTCAAAGTTCACGATGAAGGGAAGCTGTTGAAGCGTTCGAGCAAGAACGGTCGGGTGGAGCGGGAGAAGGATGAAAGTTATCTTGGAGTGTCGAGAAATGGGAATGGCTCAGCGGCGGGCAAGGTGGAGAAGGTGGTGGTGGTGGGGGCGGGTCCGTGTGGGTTGTTTGCGGCACTGTTGCTGGCGCGCGAAGGGATGAAACCTTTGCTATTGGAGCGCGGCAAGGCGGCGGGGCCGAGGGCGCGGGATGTGACGGGATTTTGGCGGCGCGGACTCGATTTTGATCCGAATTCCAACGTGCAGTTTGGCGAGGGCGGGGCGGGGACTTTTTCGGATGGAAAATTGTATACGCAGATTCGCGATCGGGAGCACCGGATTCCGTGGATCTTGAAGGAGATGGTGAAGGCGGGGGCGCCGGAGGATATTTTGTTGAAAAGCCGGCCGCACATCGGGACGGATCGGCTGATCAAGGTGGTGCGGACGATTCGTGAGGAGATCATTTCGCTGGGTGGGGAGGTGCGGTTTGAGACTCGGGTGGCGGATGTGGTGCTGGAAAAGGGGACGATGCGGGCGGTGGTGACGCAAACGGGGGAGGTCATTGAGGGGGAGCGGTTCATCTTTGCGATTGGGCATAGTTCGCGGGACACGTTTGAGGCGTTGCACAAGAGCGGGGTGCCGTTTGAGGCCAAGCCGTTCAGTGTGGGGGTGCGGATTGAGCATCCACAGGGGTTGATGGACCGGGCTTTGTTTGGTCGGTCGGCGGGACATCCGTTGTTGGGGGCGGCGGCTTACAAGTTTGTGGCGCACTGTGGCACGGGTCGGACGGCGTATAGTTTTTGCATGTGTCCAGGTGGGCTGGTGGTAGCGTCGAATTCCGAGGCCAACATGGTGGTGACGAACGGGATGAGCAGCTATGCGAGGGCGGAGTCGAACGCGAACGCCGGGTTCATGGTGGAGATCAAGCCGGAGGATTTTCCGGGGGATTCACCGTTGCGGGGGATTGAGTTTCAGCGGGCGCTGGAGCGGAAGGCGTTCGAACTGGGCGGGGGGAACTATCATGCGCCAGCTCAGTTGCTGGGGGACTTTTTGATGGGTCGGGCAAGCACGGGTCCAGGTCGGGTGAAGGCTTCCTATGAGCCGGGAGTGAAGTGGACGGATTTGCGTGAGGTGCTGCCGGAAATCGTGGCGAGGACTTTGAAGGAAGCGGTTCCGATGGTGGAGGAACAGGTGCGAGGTTTTCATCTGGCCGAGGCCGTGATGACGGGAATGGAGACGAGGAGTTCGTCGCCCGTGCGGATTCCGCGCAATGCCGACACGCTCGAGTGTGAAGGCGTGGCGAATTTTTTCCCTGCGGGCGAAGGCGCAGGTTACGCAGGAGGGATCGTCTCCGCAGCAGTCGACGGCCTGCGGGTGGCAGAACGCGTGGTAGCAGGAAAGTAA
- a CDS encoding IS91 family transposase produces MDLAAIFARHWSRFAASHAHLLTGAHHRAARAVLSCRTAELGGQVHHCAECLEARFVYHSCNHRSCIKCGGREQKQWAAAQEAKLLPVRYFMLTFTLPDELRRFAYAHQKWFYDVMFKATAALLMDFAQDEKHLGGMPGFTSVLHTWTRQMQHHPHVHVIMPGVALSEDGLRVRRAKGRRYLFPVKALAVAFRHRISTLIKASDDKHGTRHHSTIPAEVWSKSWVVDARAVGKGDHALRYLARYVNKTAVSEPRLLGYDVQGNIRLNCQDSGTGKWRVIRLTPDDFLRRWCLHVLPKGLVRVRHYGLLSAAAKKRRLGVQEILGHVPRRKPKPLVVEKPKCPCCGKEMVLVMRMPRHLFGTIRVTVNPSRGPPE; encoded by the coding sequence ATGGATCTGGCGGCGATCTTTGCGCGGCATTGGAGTCGCTTTGCGGCTTCTCATGCGCATTTGTTGACGGGCGCTCATCATCGGGCGGCCCGGGCGGTCTTGTCATGCCGCACGGCTGAGTTGGGCGGGCAAGTGCATCATTGTGCGGAGTGCCTGGAGGCGCGTTTTGTTTATCACAGCTGCAACCATCGTTCGTGCATCAAGTGTGGCGGGCGGGAACAAAAACAATGGGCCGCCGCTCAGGAAGCCAAGCTGCTGCCGGTGCGTTATTTTATGCTCACGTTCACGCTGCCCGATGAGTTGCGGCGTTTTGCCTATGCTCATCAGAAGTGGTTTTACGACGTGATGTTCAAAGCGACCGCGGCGTTGTTGATGGACTTTGCGCAAGATGAAAAACATCTGGGGGGCATGCCGGGGTTTACCAGCGTGCTGCATACCTGGACACGGCAGATGCAGCATCATCCGCATGTGCATGTGATCATGCCGGGGGTGGCGTTGAGTGAGGACGGGTTGCGGGTGCGCCGGGCAAAGGGACGCAGGTATTTGTTCCCGGTGAAGGCCCTGGCAGTGGCGTTTCGCCATCGCATCAGCACATTGATCAAAGCCAGTGATGATAAACACGGCACCCGGCATCACTCCACCATTCCCGCCGAGGTTTGGAGCAAGTCTTGGGTGGTGGACGCACGGGCGGTTGGAAAAGGTGATCATGCGCTGCGTTATCTGGCACGCTATGTCAACAAGACGGCAGTAAGTGAACCACGGCTGTTGGGATACGATGTGCAGGGTAACATCCGACTTAACTGCCAGGACAGTGGAACGGGTAAGTGGCGTGTAATCCGTTTAACACCCGATGACTTTTTGCGGCGCTGGTGTCTCCATGTGTTGCCGAAGGGTTTGGTGCGTGTGCGGCATTATGGGTTGTTGAGTGCGGCAGCAAAGAAGCGGCGACTGGGTGTGCAGGAGATCCTCGGCCACGTCCCCAGGCGAAAGCCTAAACCGCTGGTGGTTGAGAAGCCCAAGTGTCCGTGTTGCGGCAAGGAGATGGTGTTGGTGATGCGAATGCCACGCCACTTATTTGGAACGATAAGGGTGACCGTAAACCCGTCACGCGGGCCACCTGAATGA
- a CDS encoding tyrosine-type recombinase/integrase — protein MKAIPANLSDFVRFINLKSLRARTRTEYVRWVSRLASHQGVACASLLDEGQVLDFLHHLQQDHDYEGSTLNQCVCALRLFFRDFLERHDWTCWSKIRIKRTAPLPCVLTRAEVHRLLLSTKVARFRAVFALMYHCGLRVGEACRIEVSHLDAARGVLQVLHAKGGKHREVPVSPLMLQRLRQWWSAHRNPRFLFPGIGRGWKQKFGSQAKALRLASQPMSDSSVQAAMIKTVLGSGIKKKGVCCHALRHSYATHLLEEGVSLRQLQVYLGHSDIKTTTVYLHLTELSEGRTREALNRLYNEVIPAPSVD, from the coding sequence ATGAAAGCTATCCCTGCCAACTTATCCGACTTCGTCCGCTTCATCAATCTCAAATCCCTGCGGGCCCGCACCCGCACGGAGTATGTGCGCTGGGTCTCACGTCTTGCTTCTCATCAGGGCGTGGCCTGCGCGTCACTGCTTGATGAAGGTCAGGTGCTCGACTTTCTTCATCATTTGCAACAAGATCACGACTACGAGGGCAGCACGCTCAATCAATGTGTCTGCGCGCTGCGGCTGTTCTTTCGTGATTTCCTGGAGCGTCATGACTGGACTTGTTGGAGCAAGATCCGCATCAAACGCACCGCACCGCTGCCTTGTGTGTTGACCCGGGCTGAGGTGCATCGCTTGCTGCTTTCAACGAAGGTGGCGCGATTCCGTGCGGTGTTTGCGTTGATGTATCATTGCGGGCTGAGAGTCGGCGAGGCCTGTCGTATTGAGGTGTCTCATCTGGATGCGGCTCGCGGGGTGTTGCAGGTGCTTCATGCCAAGGGAGGCAAACATCGCGAGGTGCCGGTTTCACCGTTGATGCTGCAACGCCTGCGTCAGTGGTGGTCGGCGCATCGTAACCCACGCTTTCTGTTTCCGGGCATTGGCCGTGGATGGAAACAAAAGTTTGGCAGTCAGGCGAAGGCTTTGCGCCTTGCTTCGCAGCCGATGAGTGACAGCAGTGTGCAGGCGGCGATGATCAAGACGGTGCTGGGTTCGGGCATCAAGAAGAAAGGGGTCTGTTGCCATGCACTGCGCCATAGTTATGCCACCCATTTGCTGGAAGAAGGTGTGTCGCTGCGGCAGTTGCAGGTGTATCTTGGACATTCGGACATCAAGACGACGACGGTCTATCTTCATCTTACGGAACTTAGTGAAGGAAGAACGCGTGAGGCGCTCAACCGGCTCTACAACGAGGTGATTCCGGCCCCTTCGGTTGACTGA
- a CDS encoding YkgJ family cysteine cluster protein, whose protein sequence is MPENPAQRLAQQLNAAKTPADYHRALRNAYSAVDALVGEVIDANETELACKKGCFLCCYLRVDAKAHEILNIADYVEASFSGLERGALNARLEEHQKTVEPLSYEQHIGTNVPCPLLIDGMCSVYSVRPFGCRRHQSQDFDSCQYSYDNPEDIHHPSARNNALHRATGHAEMAVNDVYSSKGFDSQGYELGTALKEALSNPKSRKRWKKGSKTF, encoded by the coding sequence ATGCCTGAGAACCCCGCACAGCGTCTCGCCCAACAATTAAATGCTGCGAAAACACCGGCAGATTATCACCGGGCATTGCGGAATGCTTATTCCGCTGTTGATGCGCTCGTTGGGGAAGTCATCGACGCCAACGAAACTGAACTCGCATGCAAGAAGGGTTGCTTTCTCTGCTGCTACTTGAGAGTCGACGCGAAAGCCCACGAGATTCTCAACATTGCGGACTACGTGGAGGCTAGCTTTTCTGGATTGGAACGAGGAGCATTGAACGCACGCCTTGAGGAACACCAAAAGACTGTGGAACCGCTGTCCTACGAACAACATATCGGAACCAACGTGCCATGCCCTTTGCTCATCGACGGCATGTGCAGCGTATACTCTGTCCGCCCATTCGGCTGCCGTCGGCACCAGTCGCAGGACTTCGACAGCTGCCAGTATTCCTACGACAATCCGGAAGACATTCACCACCCAAGCGCCCGCAACAATGCACTTCACCGAGCTACTGGACATGCGGAGATGGCAGTCAATGATGTCTACTCCTCGAAGGGATTTGATTCTCAAGGATACGAGCTTGGAACAGCCCTCAAAGAAGCGCTATCAAATCCAAAGTCTAGAAAACGATGGAAGAAGGGTAGCAAAACCTTCTAG
- a CDS encoding nuclear transport factor 2 family protein has translation MSAPPASEIKLLRAAYTAFNERDIAAALSTMTHDVAWPKAFKGGFVRGPDEVRAYWTEQWSEIDPHVEPVAFYSEDAGRILVDVHQVVRDLAGTVLADMHVGHRFTLAQGLIQAMEVGPLPLVPQNAYQTPEPTAPSGRGSS, from the coding sequence ATGTCAGCTCCACCTGCATCGGAAATTAAACTGCTCCGCGCGGCCTACACGGCCTTCAACGAGCGAGACATCGCCGCGGCCCTCTCGACCATGACCCACGACGTGGCTTGGCCGAAAGCGTTCAAGGGCGGTTTTGTTCGTGGCCCCGACGAGGTTCGCGCTTACTGGACGGAGCAGTGGAGCGAGATCGACCCCCACGTGGAGCCAGTGGCCTTTTACTCGGAGGATGCCGGGCGTATCTTGGTCGATGTTCATCAGGTCGTGCGTGACTTGGCTGGAACAGTCCTCGCCGATATGCACGTTGGCCATCGGTTCACTTTGGCGCAGGGTTTAATCCAAGCGATGGAAGTCGGCCCACTTCCGTTGGTGCCCCAAAATGCCTACCAGACCCCAGAGCCAACGGCCCCAAGCGGCCGTGGCTCATCTTAA
- a CDS encoding alpha/beta hydrolase, with product MTLISKRKRWIRRLLVLGALGFLGGITFTLYIGHQLVAAVPRIVGPPPGYLGGETIKFKSASGSQIAGWLTETENASGTILLLHAIRADRRSMASRASFLRDQGYHTLCIDFQAHGESPGENITLGYLEAMDAAAGVAYLRSHYANLPVAVVGTSLGGAAALMAHYVNPPEAMVVEAVFADAETGVGNRLDMRFGRHGRLLTPLLTWQIQPLLGIDADRLNTVRAAENVVTPVFVLYGSEDRHARPIEANAIYAALGGPKEIWKIAGAAHVDLHRFAAAEYEERVSKFIAKYLRPR from the coding sequence ATGACTCTGATATCAAAACGAAAACGTTGGATACGCCGACTCTTGGTCCTCGGGGCTTTGGGTTTTCTCGGTGGAATCACCTTCACACTTTACATCGGTCATCAGCTAGTTGCAGCAGTTCCCAGAATTGTTGGCCCTCCGCCCGGCTATTTGGGCGGAGAGACCATCAAGTTCAAGAGCGCTTCGGGGAGTCAAATCGCAGGTTGGCTTACGGAGACCGAGAATGCATCCGGAACGATTCTCCTTCTTCATGCGATCCGAGCAGACCGGCGGAGTATGGCCAGCCGCGCCAGCTTCCTGCGCGATCAAGGCTACCACACACTCTGCATCGATTTTCAAGCGCATGGGGAGAGTCCAGGCGAGAACATCACTCTGGGATACCTTGAGGCGATGGATGCGGCGGCTGGAGTGGCATATTTGCGAAGTCACTATGCCAATCTCCCTGTAGCCGTTGTCGGAACCTCGCTTGGTGGCGCTGCGGCCCTGATGGCTCACTACGTGAACCCACCTGAGGCGATGGTGGTGGAGGCCGTGTTTGCGGATGCAGAGACAGGTGTTGGCAACCGCCTGGATATGCGATTCGGTCGCCATGGACGTCTGCTCACACCACTGCTTACGTGGCAGATCCAACCATTGCTTGGCATCGACGCCGACAGACTGAACACCGTCCGCGCGGCGGAGAATGTGGTCACCCCAGTTTTTGTCCTCTACGGTAGTGAGGATCGTCACGCCCGACCCATCGAAGCGAATGCCATTTACGCTGCTTTAGGCGGACCGAAAGAGATTTGGAAGATCGCCGGTGCCGCACACGTCGATCTTCATCGATTCGCAGCTGCCGAGTATGAGGAGCGCGTCAGCAAGTTCATCGCCAAATACCTCAGACCAAGATGA
- the vccD gene encoding Verru_Chthon cassette protein D gives MHPTRQPTPAPRRHPAFTLVEMLIVCAIVGLLLALTLPPLVGSLAAARLTNTGDQLQSLLSQAQQIASSEGRPVEVRFYRHLSPDTPGSTSAYRTVVLMRHYDAGEPSPFPAESGTVLDSAITIHHGETLKLSDDLVISSATAASSLLTLPAPSAAAQANTFTLSGSTRNAYEFPVEDHEYRSFIFRPNSTNLPSTGTSRWFLTIISEAEEVSGTAIASVPNYYCIQIDPINGRITSYRP, from the coding sequence ATGCATCCCACCCGACAACCAACGCCCGCCCCGCGACGCCATCCCGCCTTCACCCTGGTGGAGATGCTCATTGTCTGCGCCATCGTCGGACTCCTCCTCGCCCTAACCCTGCCTCCCCTCGTCGGCTCCCTCGCCGCCGCCCGACTCACCAACACCGGCGACCAGCTTCAATCCCTCCTCTCCCAAGCCCAACAGATCGCCTCATCCGAAGGCCGCCCCGTCGAAGTCCGCTTCTACCGCCACCTCTCCCCGGACACCCCCGGCTCCACCTCCGCCTATCGAACCGTCGTCCTCATGCGCCACTACGATGCCGGCGAACCCAGCCCCTTCCCTGCTGAAAGCGGCACCGTGCTCGACTCCGCCATCACCATTCATCACGGCGAAACCCTCAAACTTTCCGACGACCTCGTCATCAGCAGCGCCACCGCCGCCTCATCCCTGCTCACCCTCCCCGCCCCCAGCGCTGCGGCGCAAGCCAACACCTTCACCCTCAGCGGCTCCACCCGCAACGCCTACGAATTCCCTGTTGAAGACCACGAATACCGCTCCTTCATCTTCCGCCCCAACAGCACCAACCTCCCCTCCACCGGCACCAGCCGCTGGTTCCTCACCATCATCTCTGAGGCTGAGGAAGTCTCCGGCACCGCCATCGCCAGCGTTCCCAACTACTACTGCATCCAAATCGACCCCATCAACGGCCGCATCACCTCCTACCGCCCTTAA